The window ATATATTTTGCTATGTAGGTATTCTCTATGACTCCGGTCAAGCGCTTCTGCCTGGGAGGTGCATAAATGTAAAGCACGACATCCTCACCGGTGTGACCATTAGTTGTCCATCCGATGTGAGCTCTTTTACTAATTATGGGTCCCGCAACATAATTAAATTTGCCAGGTTTTGCATCTTGAAGCTTTTTCAACTCTTCTTCTGTGAGATCTGAAATTCCATAATAGGTTGCCATAACATCCTTTATATTGCTCCGATCCTGGTTAAGTTTCTTTTCCAGTCCTTCCCCCGTTAGCTTGGCTTTTTTTAGCGGATCAATAAATGTAGATAGAGGCAGAGTATCATAATTTTTACTGGTTTCTTGATCGCCTATGCTGATTCCACCATTACCATGGTCAGCTACTGCTATAACAATAGTGCGTCCATCTTTTTTGGCGAAGTCTAGAGCTACCTTCACGGCTTCGTCAAAAGCTAGAATATCGCTAATAACACCCACAGGATCATTCGCATGAGCAGCCCAGTCAATTTTGCTTCCTTCTACCATTAGAAAAAATCCTTTAGGATTTTTGGAAAGCACTTCAATAGCCTTCTTGGTCATTTCAGCTAAACTGGGTTCTTTTTCTGGATCTCGGTCAAAGTCATAACTTAGATCCTTCGGAGCAAACATTCCCCATATCTTGTTAGCAGTTGACTTTCGTAGAGCTTCGGGTGTGGTTATATAATCATATCCACTAGCTTTAATGATCTCAAGAAGGTTTTCTTTGTCTCTTCTTTCTTCAGGAGATAGAAATTTATACCCTCCAGCCAATACCACATCTATTCCGGCATAGACCTGCTGTTCCAGTATATCATCGTAGTTGTTACGGTCGGCAACATGGGCTGAGAAAGCCGCTGGGGTAGCATGAGGAAGTTCACAGGTGGCAACTAATCCTGTTGATTTTCCAGCTAGCTTTGCCGCTTCAAGGATTGTTGCAACAGGTCGTCTTTTGTCTTCCTCTGTTATTGGCTTTAGACCCGGCATTGTATTTTCGTCGGGTAGGATTCCTATGAAACCTGTGTGGGACTTAAACCCGGTTGCATAGGCTGTGCCGGCAGGAGCGGAATCAGCTATGGCTGCATCAGCTGAGTAGGTTCTTACCAGTCCAGAAGCCATTTCGTCCATTGCGAGAGGTGAACCTTTATACCAGCGGGCAAGAGTTGTTCCAGAAACGCTCATTCCATCGGGTATCATCAAGATAACGCTTTTAACATTTTGAGCACTTGATGTGGATAAAGTGCAGGTTAACATGATGAAAAGTATCATCAAAAAAAGAACAACTTTTTTGTGGCTTGTTTTTTTCATGCTAAACCCCCGTTGTTAATTGTTGATTGTTAATTGTTAATTATTAGCGGATCGAATTTACTAAGCATTATTTGTCCATTTTGTGATTCGTTAGTTAATTTTTTGTTAATTCTACCATGGAGATCTCGCTTCAAAAAGGAAGTAGAGCATCTTTACACAGGGTTTTGTAATCATTGAAAGCATTAAAATAATCTCAAAAATTTTGCTTGACTATCTTCGGAAAGCGTTAATAATATCCATGTCAATATAGGAAATGGTGTTCCAATATGAGAAACGATAAGATGTCATCCCTTGATAAGGCTCTTAGGATTCTTCAGGCTTTTTCTCTCGAAAAGCCTGAATGGGGCATTCGTGATCTTGCCGCTCAACTCTCTTTTAGCCCAGCAACAGTTCAACGACTGGTCACTACTCTAAAAGTTCACGGTTTCCTCGATCAGGACGATTCGACCAAAAAATATCGTCTGGGGCCAATCTATTTTCGGTTCGTGGAAGTCCTTCAAAGTCAGTATCCCATTCTGAAGGAAGCTCTTCCTCTTATGCGAATTCTTTGTTCTGATACTGGCGAAACTACACACCTAAACGTAATTGACGGCAGGGAAAGGCTTTGCATCCACAGCATAGAGTCACCCCAATACCTTAAAGCCAGTATGCCCGTCGGCAATCGATCACCACTTTATGCTGGGGCGTCTTCGAAATGTTTACTTGCATTTTCACCGAAGGAATTCATAAAAAACTATCTTGATTCTATCGCTCTTACTCCCCTTACTTCCGCCACCATTACCAACATTGATACACTCTGGAAAGAACTGGATTTGATACGTTCCCGAGGCTTTGCCACTAGCACTGGAGAGCGAACTCCAGGGCTTTGTTCTATAAGTGTCCCAATTTTTGGTTATGGCGGGAGTTTCATAGCAGCTTTAAGCCTTGCTGTCCCTTCAGTGCGCTTTAATGACGACGAACATAGAGCGATGTGTCTTGAGAAACTTCTAAAGACCGGTGAAAAGCTTTCTCGCAAAATGGGTTACGGTGGGGAGTATCCACCCACCGTTGAACCGTTACGATAAGTCTTTGGTATTAGCGGAAATTTTAAGAGAAGCGAGGAGGTGGTTTTAATGGAAAGCAGAAGGAAGGCACTGGAGGGAATAAGGGTTCTCGATCTTAGCAGAGTGCTTGCAGGACCTTACTGCACTATGATGCTTGGAGACCTTGGGGCTGATGTCATTAAAGTTGAGCGTCCGGGTGAAGGTGATGAAACTCGTGAATGGGGACCACCCGATGCTGCCGGAGAGTCGGCTTATTACCTGTGTGTAAACCGCAACAAAAGAGATATTACCGTTGATCTTAAAACTCCCGAAGGACGGGAAATTATTAAAAAGCTCGCTGCCCGGTCTGATATT of the Thermodesulforhabdaceae bacterium genome contains:
- a CDS encoding alkaline phosphatase, whose protein sequence is MKKTSHKKVVLFLMILFIMLTCTLSTSSAQNVKSVILMIPDGMSVSGTTLARWYKGSPLAMDEMASGLVRTYSADAAIADSAPAGTAYATGFKSHTGFIGILPDENTMPGLKPITEEDKRRPVATILEAAKLAGKSTGLVATCELPHATPAAFSAHVADRNNYDDILEQQVYAGIDVVLAGGYKFLSPEERRDKENLLEIIKASGYDYITTPEALRKSTANKIWGMFAPKDLSYDFDRDPEKEPSLAEMTKKAIEVLSKNPKGFFLMVEGSKIDWAAHANDPVGVISDILAFDEAVKVALDFAKKDGRTIVIAVADHGNGGISIGDQETSKNYDTLPLSTFIDPLKKAKLTGEGLEKKLNQDRSNIKDVMATYYGISDLTEEELKKLQDAKPGKFNYVAGPIISKRAHIGWTTNGHTGEDVVLYIYAPPRQKRLTGVIENTYIAKYMEKAMGLDLAATTNRLLTSAAKDLTTLGANISKDSTNPANPVFVVTKGKTAAKFPVNKNIIEVNGSIVKLPGVIVDNGKTFFIPRKALNYFK
- a CDS encoding IclR family transcriptional regulator; protein product: MRNDKMSSLDKALRILQAFSLEKPEWGIRDLAAQLSFSPATVQRLVTTLKVHGFLDQDDSTKKYRLGPIYFRFVEVLQSQYPILKEALPLMRILCSDTGETTHLNVIDGRERLCIHSIESPQYLKASMPVGNRSPLYAGASSKCLLAFSPKEFIKNYLDSIALTPLTSATITNIDTLWKELDLIRSRGFATSTGERTPGLCSISVPIFGYGGSFIAALSLAVPSVRFNDDEHRAMCLEKLLKTGEKLSRKMGYGGEYPPTVEPLR